Proteins from one uncultured Cohaesibacter sp. genomic window:
- a CDS encoding PTS fructose-like transporter subunit IIB translates to MATIVGVSASAESRAHTLMAAEALRKVASDQGHDVLVECRAPDEITSPLKEEEIAKADLVILAIDEEIDQTPFTGLTIYKTTTSLAIRDTAGVLAKAFRAAGITEQTSCDQHKEEAVSTSDESKKRIVAVTSCPTGIAHTFMAADALKKKATAAGHEIKVETQGSVGAKDQLTLEDIAAADVVIISADTHVDESRFAGKPIYRSSVGAAVKDAAGVIASAFSEAETAAPAAGAGAQGGEKMQSLEEAKAALKASRSGPYKHLLTGVSYMLPVVVAGGLLIALSFVFGIEAFKEEGTLAAALMTIGGGAAFKLMVPVLAGFMAYSIADRPGLTPGLIGGLLAVNLGAGFLGGILAGFLAGYVALWLRDNIKLPQSLEGLMPVLVLPLLSTAIVGLLMVYVIGEPVRYINESLTAMLQGMGQTNAVILGLVLGAMMAFDMGGPVNKAAYAFSVGLLTSDTFGPMAAVMAAGMTPPLGLSIATFIAKNRFTKEEHEAGKAAFVLGLSFITEGAIPYAAKDPLRVIPSIMVGSALTGALSMYFGCGLRAPHGGAFVLAIPNAVSNLPMYILSILIGTAVTTALLVILKRPVNEVPQTVAAE, encoded by the coding sequence ATGGCAACAATTGTAGGTGTGTCCGCCAGTGCGGAAAGCCGGGCACATACCCTGATGGCGGCCGAAGCCTTGCGCAAGGTTGCCAGTGATCAAGGACATGACGTTCTGGTGGAATGTCGCGCTCCTGATGAAATTACCTCTCCTCTGAAGGAAGAGGAAATCGCTAAGGCGGATCTGGTGATCCTGGCGATTGACGAAGAAATCGATCAGACTCCCTTCACGGGTCTGACCATTTACAAGACAACCACGAGCCTGGCCATTCGGGATACAGCTGGAGTATTGGCCAAGGCTTTCAGAGCTGCCGGGATAACCGAGCAAACAAGTTGTGACCAGCATAAGGAGGAAGCCGTGTCCACATCTGATGAGTCCAAGAAGCGCATTGTCGCTGTCACGTCCTGCCCAACGGGCATCGCTCACACCTTCATGGCCGCCGATGCCCTGAAGAAGAAGGCGACCGCTGCAGGCCACGAAATCAAGGTTGAAACCCAAGGCTCTGTCGGGGCCAAGGATCAGCTGACCCTTGAAGATATTGCTGCAGCCGATGTGGTGATCATCTCCGCTGATACCCATGTGGATGAAAGCCGCTTTGCTGGCAAGCCGATCTATCGCTCATCCGTTGGCGCTGCCGTGAAAGACGCCGCTGGCGTGATCGCCTCTGCTTTCAGCGAAGCCGAAACAGCCGCTCCGGCAGCGGGTGCAGGCGCTCAGGGTGGCGAGAAAATGCAGTCACTTGAAGAGGCCAAGGCAGCCCTTAAGGCCAGCCGGTCCGGCCCATACAAGCATCTGCTGACCGGTGTGTCCTACATGTTGCCAGTGGTTGTTGCCGGTGGTCTGTTGATCGCCCTGTCCTTTGTCTTCGGCATTGAGGCCTTCAAGGAAGAAGGCACATTGGCTGCGGCCCTGATGACCATTGGTGGCGGCGCTGCCTTCAAACTGATGGTTCCGGTTCTGGCCGGTTTCATGGCTTATTCCATTGCTGACCGACCCGGCCTTACGCCAGGTCTTATCGGTGGTCTTCTGGCCGTCAATCTTGGCGCCGGTTTCCTTGGCGGTATTCTGGCCGGTTTCCTTGCCGGTTATGTGGCTCTGTGGCTACGTGACAATATCAAGCTGCCCCAATCCCTTGAGGGATTGATGCCGGTGCTTGTGCTGCCATTGCTGTCGACTGCCATTGTAGGTCTCTTGATGGTCTATGTGATCGGTGAACCGGTTCGCTACATCAACGAAAGCCTGACCGCCATGCTGCAGGGCATGGGCCAGACCAACGCCGTGATCCTTGGTCTTGTTCTGGGTGCCATGATGGCCTTTGACATGGGTGGTCCTGTCAACAAGGCGGCTTATGCCTTCTCCGTTGGCCTTCTGACCAGCGATACCTTCGGCCCGATGGCTGCGGTTATGGCTGCTGGCATGACGCCTCCGCTTGGTCTGTCCATCGCAACCTTCATCGCCAAGAACCGCTTCACGAAAGAAGAGCATGAGGCCGGTAAGGCAGCCTTCGTTCTGGGCCTGTCCTTCATCACCGAAGGCGCGATCCCTTACGCAGCCAAAGACCCTCTGCGTGTGATCCCGTCCATCATGGTTGGGTCTGCTCTGACCGGTGCGCTGTCCATGTATTTCGGTTGCGGTCTGCGCGCGCCTCATGGTGGTGCCTTCGTGCTGGCCATTCCGAATGCTGTTAGCAACCTGCCTATGTATATTCTGTCCATCCTCATCGGCACCGCCGTTACCACAGCGCTTCTGGTTATCCTCAAGCGCCCGGTAAATGAGGTACCTCAAACAGTGGCTGCCGAATAA
- a CDS encoding response regulator: protein MTKPLQRITYVEDDHDIRAIAELALGTLAGYTLDLCENGKEAMETIPSFQPDLVLLDVMMPVMDGVETLNRLKSSPELAHIPVIFMTAKAQRHEVQAYKDSGAIDVITKPFDPTELPAHVQKIWNRQMSQNDPAGRAEP from the coding sequence ATGACAAAGCCTCTGCAACGGATCACCTATGTTGAAGATGATCACGACATTCGCGCCATTGCCGAATTGGCCCTTGGCACGTTGGCTGGCTATACGCTTGATCTATGTGAAAATGGCAAGGAAGCAATGGAGACGATCCCTTCCTTTCAGCCAGATCTTGTCCTGCTTGATGTAATGATGCCTGTTATGGATGGTGTAGAAACGCTCAACCGGCTCAAGAGCTCGCCGGAGCTGGCGCACATTCCCGTAATCTTCATGACGGCTAAAGCGCAGCGTCATGAAGTACAGGCCTACAAGGATAGCGGCGCCATCGACGTCATCACTAAACCCTTTGATCCGACAGAACTCCCCGCGCATGTCCAGAAAATCTGGAACCGTCAAATGAGCCAGAATGATCCGGCAGGGAGGGCCGAGCCATGA
- a CDS encoding response regulator, with amino-acid sequence MQSLTTQSPNDHMNAMSPRERPKVLIVDDDRDLLDMIGLFVEIEGYETELVADGETALEAIKKDPPDLMVLDLVMPGLGGFEVLARLRALDPDLHLPVIMVTAQEERALHVQALQSGVVDYIQKPVDFAVLSARIRAALLERRIQNKLVEANARLEAIVATRTRQLEVKNEYLTAVLDNAKDGIIGCDENGLPAIFNRKASEMLGIENSLSMLMPYLTTNEMFQSDGSTPLGPESNPLRVAFENETLEESDIILERYGSNPRMVNATGSAVHDKSGLKIGAVISLRDVTEHKKLEKQVDQIRQRYEKMLDSVPMPLHITDKNGMILEANDLWLDAFGYDRKQVQGSYLGDYLTTQFKHLASEPVRAAMINMGHTQDVKCQIRHADGREIDASLVSQAVYDEKGDLNQIVEYITKIDA; translated from the coding sequence ATGCAAAGCCTGACGACTCAATCTCCCAATGATCACATGAATGCAATGTCCCCTCGCGAACGCCCCAAGGTCTTGATCGTCGATGACGACCGGGATTTGTTGGACATGATCGGCCTGTTTGTCGAAATAGAGGGCTATGAAACAGAGTTGGTCGCCGATGGAGAGACCGCTCTGGAAGCGATCAAGAAGGATCCGCCGGATCTTATGGTTCTCGATCTTGTCATGCCGGGTTTGGGTGGGTTTGAAGTCCTTGCACGGCTCCGGGCGCTTGATCCGGATCTGCATCTGCCTGTGATCATGGTTACCGCTCAGGAAGAGCGCGCTCTGCATGTGCAGGCTTTGCAAAGTGGCGTGGTTGACTATATCCAGAAACCGGTTGATTTTGCTGTTCTGAGCGCGCGTATCCGGGCCGCTCTGTTGGAACGCCGCATTCAGAACAAGCTGGTGGAGGCCAATGCACGACTGGAAGCTATCGTCGCCACGCGCACGCGACAGCTGGAAGTGAAAAACGAATATCTGACGGCCGTTCTGGATAACGCCAAAGACGGGATCATAGGCTGTGATGAAAACGGGCTCCCGGCGATCTTCAACAGGAAGGCCAGCGAGATGCTCGGCATAGAAAATTCCCTCAGCATGTTGATGCCCTATCTGACAACCAATGAAATGTTCCAGTCCGACGGCTCAACTCCACTGGGGCCGGAGTCAAACCCGTTGCGGGTAGCCTTCGAGAATGAAACACTTGAGGAATCCGACATCATTCTGGAGCGTTACGGCTCGAACCCGCGCATGGTCAATGCGACGGGCAGTGCCGTGCATGACAAATCGGGCTTGAAGATCGGGGCCGTGATTTCCTTGCGGGATGTAACCGAGCACAAGAAGCTGGAAAAACAGGTCGATCAAATCCGCCAGCGTTACGAGAAAATGCTCGATAGCGTGCCAATGCCGCTGCATATAACCGACAAGAATGGCATGATCCTTGAAGCCAACGATCTTTGGCTGGACGCTTTTGGCTATGATCGCAAACAGGTGCAAGGGTCGTATCTTGGCGATTATCTGACGACGCAGTTCAAGCATCTGGCGTCCGAGCCGGTGCGTGCCGCCATGATCAATATGGGCCACACTCAGGATGTCAAATGCCAGATCCGGCATGCGGACGGGCGGGAAATTGATGCGTCTCTTGTCAGTCAAGCGGTCTATGATGAGAAGGGAGATCTCAATCAGATCGTGGAATATATCACGAAGATCGATGCTTAG
- a CDS encoding ROK family transcriptional regulator: protein MAKKGTRSGSGSDGSFGFNQKKVRAYNERLVLSLIQRHGALAKSEITRRSGLSAQAVSVIIGELEKDGLLLRGEPIRGRVGQPSIPMRLNPDGVFSFGLKIGRRSADLILIDFSGQTRATNRITYSYPMPDLVMAFATQGIREMSQKIDAEQQDKIAGIGVALPFHLWDWEDKVGVSPGTMDVWKQFDVAHELEEATGLNAFTQNDCTAACCAEVAFGRGMAFSDSLYIFVGTFVGGGVALNNSIYAGRTQNAGALASMPMPGPDGENKQLIDFASLYFLEEMLKEKGIDPSLLQQRSYDWSDLGDVLEEWLNKAAHYIALAIASATAIIDFEVAILDGTMPAAVRESLVEKVRDAITEQGWKGIALPVVLEGTLGSPARALGGASLPLFIRYLLDQNMLFNQS from the coding sequence ATGGCCAAAAAAGGGACACGCTCAGGATCTGGCAGCGATGGCTCTTTCGGGTTCAATCAGAAGAAAGTCCGCGCCTATAACGAGCGGCTTGTCCTGTCGCTGATCCAGCGTCATGGGGCATTGGCCAAATCAGAAATCACGCGCCGTTCCGGCCTGTCTGCACAGGCGGTTTCCGTCATTATCGGGGAATTGGAGAAAGACGGATTGCTGTTGCGTGGTGAGCCCATTCGCGGGCGCGTCGGCCAGCCCTCCATTCCCATGCGGCTCAATCCTGATGGCGTGTTTTCTTTCGGCCTGAAAATAGGCCGACGCAGCGCCGACCTTATCCTGATCGATTTTTCCGGGCAGACTCGGGCAACAAACCGCATTACCTATTCCTATCCGATGCCTGATCTGGTGATGGCCTTTGCCACACAGGGCATTCGCGAAATGAGCCAGAAGATAGACGCCGAGCAACAGGACAAGATTGCCGGTATCGGCGTCGCTCTGCCGTTCCATCTATGGGACTGGGAAGACAAGGTGGGCGTTTCCCCCGGCACCATGGACGTCTGGAAACAGTTCGATGTGGCCCATGAGCTGGAGGAGGCAACGGGTCTCAATGCTTTCACGCAAAATGATTGCACTGCGGCCTGCTGCGCCGAAGTTGCCTTCGGGCGCGGTATGGCCTTTAGCGATTCACTCTATATCTTTGTGGGCACATTCGTGGGCGGTGGGGTTGCCCTTAATAATTCCATCTATGCGGGCCGCACACAGAATGCAGGCGCTCTGGCCTCGATGCCTATGCCCGGGCCCGACGGCGAAAACAAACAGCTGATCGACTTCGCATCGCTGTATTTTCTCGAAGAGATGCTCAAGGAAAAGGGTATAGACCCCTCGCTTCTGCAACAACGCTCCTACGACTGGTCGGATCTGGGAGATGTGCTCGAGGAATGGCTGAACAAGGCCGCTCACTATATTGCCCTTGCCATCGCTTCGGCGACCGCCATCATCGATTTTGAGGTGGCTATTCTGGATGGCACCATGCCTGCTGCCGTACGCGAAAGTCTGGTTGAGAAGGTGCGCGACGCGATTACCGAGCAGGGCTGGAAGGGCATTGCCCTGCCGGTGGTGCTTGAGGGCACATTGGGGAGCCCGGCAAGGGCACTGGGTGGCGCCAGCCTGCCGCTCTTCATCCGCTATCTGCTGGACCAGAATATGCTCTTCAACCAGTCCTAA
- the ptsP gene encoding phosphoenolpyruvate--protein phosphotransferase yields the protein MMQFKESAIRVGGQALDKSDAIAKVGELLVKSGNIEPGYIKSMLAREEVANTYLGNGIAIPHGIPKDRELIKETGVAVLQLPEGVIWNNDERVHLVVGIAAKSDEHLTILSNLTDVLDDAEEAKRLATTKDAGDIARRLSGGQDTAVDAQDEDAPEEHELGFEHVVTSPHGLHARPATALVDLSKTFQSSILVRNGNKVGDAKSLIGLLKLGIDNGATIRISADGPDAEKALEAIFNAFAEGLEDEDEAAAEAAADHSGSTEVSTYEGAAIAGISASPGIALGPVCQLKRGRIVVSEKAEGSSDEESARLDQALATAKAELTALHDDMLAKQGAAKAAIFKAQGEFLEDPELLGKAREGIAAGASAGWAWKQSFEDHATALAAMQDEILAARALDLRDVGRRVLKLLADKVEDDPDLPDSPVILIADDLTPSDTAGLDPELVLGLCTASGGPTSHTAIIARSLDIPAVVGAGETCLALKDGAAVILDGSSGVLVSEPTGNDTEQAKAAKEAYTRQAIAEQNACYQPAIMSDGLRIEVVANIGNVEEANAAVVAGGEGVGLLRTEFLFLQRDTEPSEDEQYEAITAMIKAMNGLPMIIRTLDIGGDKDVPYLSTPEEMNPFLGVRGIRLCLLRDDIFRTQLRAIFRASAHGPIRIMYPMISSMDELRVAKTITEEVRQEVGADPVEIGMMIEIPSAVMMAEDFAREVDFFSIGTNDLTQYALAMDRMHPQLAKMADGLNPAVLRLIRKTVEAADDAGIWVGACGGIAGDPLGAQILVGLGVHELSVSIPAIASVKAKVRSLSMAEAKAFAQRALACTEASEVRALK from the coding sequence ATGATGCAGTTCAAGGAATCGGCAATTCGTGTCGGCGGGCAGGCGCTCGACAAGAGTGACGCTATCGCGAAAGTAGGCGAACTGTTGGTCAAATCCGGCAATATCGAACCGGGTTACATCAAGAGCATGCTCGCCCGGGAAGAAGTCGCCAACACCTATCTGGGTAATGGCATAGCAATCCCACATGGCATCCCCAAGGATCGCGAATTGATCAAGGAAACAGGCGTTGCCGTTTTGCAGCTGCCTGAAGGTGTGATCTGGAATAATGATGAGCGGGTGCATCTGGTGGTCGGTATTGCTGCCAAATCAGACGAACATCTGACAATCCTTTCCAATCTGACCGATGTGCTGGACGATGCTGAAGAAGCCAAACGTCTGGCCACCACGAAAGATGCGGGCGATATTGCGCGCCGTCTGTCCGGTGGGCAGGACACCGCAGTTGATGCGCAGGACGAAGACGCCCCTGAAGAACACGAGCTGGGCTTTGAGCATGTAGTCACGAGCCCCCACGGGCTGCATGCTCGCCCGGCGACTGCCCTTGTTGATCTATCCAAGACCTTCCAGTCCAGTATTCTGGTGCGCAACGGCAACAAGGTCGGAGACGCCAAAAGCCTGATTGGTCTGCTCAAGCTGGGAATCGACAATGGTGCGACGATCCGCATCAGTGCGGACGGGCCGGACGCGGAAAAAGCCCTCGAAGCCATTTTCAATGCCTTTGCAGAAGGGCTGGAGGATGAAGACGAAGCCGCTGCCGAAGCTGCTGCGGATCACTCTGGTTCAACAGAAGTTTCCACCTATGAAGGCGCGGCCATTGCCGGCATTTCCGCTTCTCCGGGTATCGCTCTGGGGCCGGTTTGCCAGTTGAAACGTGGACGCATCGTGGTTTCCGAAAAAGCCGAAGGGTCTAGCGACGAAGAAAGCGCACGTCTCGATCAGGCGCTTGCTACTGCCAAGGCTGAATTGACGGCGCTGCATGACGATATGCTGGCCAAACAAGGCGCCGCAAAAGCCGCCATCTTCAAGGCGCAAGGCGAATTTCTCGAAGATCCTGAACTGCTGGGCAAAGCCCGCGAAGGAATTGCAGCTGGCGCCAGCGCTGGTTGGGCATGGAAACAGAGCTTTGAAGACCATGCCACAGCCCTCGCGGCCATGCAGGATGAAATTCTCGCTGCGCGCGCTCTGGACTTGCGCGATGTCGGACGGCGGGTGCTCAAATTGCTGGCCGACAAGGTGGAAGATGATCCCGATCTGCCAGATAGCCCGGTCATCCTTATCGCTGATGATCTGACACCCTCTGACACCGCCGGGCTTGATCCCGAGTTGGTGCTGGGTCTTTGTACCGCCTCTGGTGGTCCAACCTCGCACACGGCCATCATCGCCCGCAGTCTGGATATTCCCGCCGTGGTTGGCGCCGGAGAGACATGTCTGGCGCTTAAGGATGGGGCCGCCGTCATTCTGGATGGTTCCTCAGGTGTTCTGGTTTCCGAGCCGACAGGCAATGACACCGAGCAAGCCAAGGCAGCCAAAGAGGCCTATACGCGCCAGGCAATCGCCGAGCAGAATGCCTGCTATCAGCCGGCCATCATGAGCGATGGCCTCCGCATCGAGGTGGTCGCCAATATTGGCAATGTAGAAGAAGCGAATGCCGCCGTGGTGGCTGGTGGGGAAGGTGTCGGGCTGCTTCGAACGGAATTCCTGTTCTTGCAGCGCGACACCGAGCCCAGCGAAGATGAGCAATATGAAGCCATCACCGCCATGATCAAGGCCATGAACGGCCTACCGATGATCATCCGCACGCTGGATATTGGTGGCGACAAGGATGTGCCTTATCTTTCCACGCCGGAAGAGATGAACCCGTTCCTCGGTGTGCGCGGCATTCGCCTGTGCCTGCTGCGAGACGATATCTTCCGCACGCAGCTTCGGGCCATCTTCCGCGCATCCGCGCATGGACCGATCCGCATCATGTATCCGATGATTTCATCCATGGATGAATTGCGGGTTGCCAAGACCATCACCGAAGAAGTGCGTCAGGAAGTCGGTGCCGATCCGGTCGAAATCGGCATGATGATCGAGATCCCGTCTGCGGTGATGATGGCTGAAGACTTCGCCCGCGAGGTGGATTTCTTCTCCATCGGCACCAACGATCTGACACAATATGCGCTTGCCATGGACCGGATGCATCCGCAATTGGCCAAGATGGCTGATGGCCTGAACCCGGCGGTTCTGCGCCTGATCCGCAAGACGGTGGAAGCGGCTGATGACGCAGGCATCTGGGTTGGCGCCTGTGGCGGCATCGCTGGCGATCCGCTTGGAGCACAGATCCTTGTCGGTCTCGGTGTGCATGAGCTCAGCGTCAGCATTCCGGCCATTGCGTCGGTCAAGGCCAAGGTGCGTAGCCTTTCCATGGCTGAGGCCAAGGCATTTGCCCAGAGGGCGTTGGCTTGCACAGAGGCATCAGAGGTTCGCGCGCTGAAATAG
- the pfkB gene encoding 1-phosphofructokinase encodes MSVGAKIATVTLNPAIDQTIQIPNFAMGEVNRVASEQSDAGGKGVNVASFLAQFGHKIAVTGFLGKDNAHPFEQLFGRLDIDDHFVRLAGATRVNIKIVDPDKQEVTDINAPGLTNCAEGLAALEEAIDQLAANGTEQFVLAGSLPAGLPQTIYRDLINHLKGLGKEVILDASGPSFAAALDAGPAIIKPNVDELSELVGRKLKSHEEIITAARTVTGGRVGLIVVSMGADGALFITEEDVLHAMPKGAVVKSTVGAGDAMVAGILHSRSEGLPLADLARLATGFSLGALGEIGPHLPAQEVIKAFAADVVIEKL; translated from the coding sequence ATGAGTGTAGGGGCAAAAATCGCTACGGTGACCCTCAATCCGGCGATTGACCAAACCATCCAGATCCCGAACTTCGCCATGGGCGAGGTGAACCGAGTGGCCAGCGAGCAGTCCGATGCTGGCGGCAAAGGGGTCAACGTGGCCAGCTTTCTCGCCCAGTTCGGGCACAAGATCGCCGTCACTGGCTTTTTGGGCAAGGACAATGCCCATCCCTTCGAGCAGCTGTTCGGCCGCCTGGATATTGATGACCACTTTGTTCGGCTGGCAGGGGCGACCCGCGTCAACATCAAGATCGTTGATCCGGACAAACAGGAAGTCACCGATATCAACGCTCCCGGCCTCACGAATTGCGCTGAAGGCCTTGCGGCCTTGGAAGAAGCGATTGATCAGTTGGCGGCCAATGGCACTGAGCAGTTTGTGCTCGCAGGCAGCCTGCCTGCCGGTTTGCCCCAGACCATCTATCGCGATCTGATCAACCACCTCAAGGGGCTTGGCAAGGAAGTCATCCTGGACGCAAGCGGCCCCTCTTTTGCCGCCGCGCTGGATGCCGGACCGGCCATCATCAAGCCCAATGTTGACGAACTGTCAGAACTGGTTGGCCGCAAGCTAAAGAGCCACGAAGAGATCATCACCGCCGCACGTACCGTAACCGGTGGCCGCGTCGGGCTGATTGTTGTCTCCATGGGCGCTGACGGGGCTTTGTTTATCACTGAAGAAGACGTGCTGCATGCCATGCCGAAAGGCGCTGTGGTCAAAAGCACGGTTGGCGCAGGCGACGCCATGGTCGCCGGCATTTTACACAGCCGGTCAGAAGGGCTGCCGCTTGCGGATCTTGCTCGTCTGGCAACCGGCTTTTCTCTGGGGGCTCTGGGAGAGATCGGGCCTCATTTGCCCGCGCAGGAAGTCATCAAGGCCTTCGCTGCCGATGTGGTCATAGAGAAATTGTGA
- a CDS encoding Hpt domain-containing protein, whose amino-acid sequence MIEQLRKLIARHCETLQREEREIEQNVAAILEADEPSSELVQQTIAKAHKLKGGSGTIGFQEISETAAGLERALKMVAQLSGPLPVEVKDEIARLFAMLADLIRTVQPEQSDLFNVQLPTDVQTPVQVEEAPVPRGPDPMRSVS is encoded by the coding sequence ATGATTGAGCAACTCAGAAAGCTCATCGCGAGACACTGCGAAACACTGCAGCGCGAAGAGAGGGAAATCGAACAGAATGTTGCCGCAATCCTTGAGGCAGACGAACCTTCGTCCGAATTGGTGCAGCAAACCATTGCGAAGGCGCATAAGCTCAAGGGAGGCTCTGGCACGATCGGGTTTCAGGAAATCAGCGAAACCGCAGCCGGTCTTGAGCGCGCCTTGAAAATGGTGGCCCAGCTCAGTGGCCCTTTGCCGGTTGAAGTGAAGGATGAGATCGCGCGGCTGTTTGCGATGCTTGCAGACCTCATCCGAACCGTCCAGCCGGAACAATCCGATCTTTTCAATGTCCAGTTGCCTACGGATGTGCAAACCCCAGTTCAAGTCGAAGAGGCCCCAGTCCCCCGTGGCCCTGACCCGATGAGGAGCGTGTCATAA
- a CDS encoding ATP-binding protein, with the protein MRFFRSENSKKTRSISASFLIIAVGLVLATSVTVGFWQIWQNEKASIKYEDERLTFAAQRVVKDLRAVVEDASRNVVMLGGTPPIQGILSARKSGAIPEIALVEETIWKDRLAQIFLSLAESDQNLLQVRLIGNDGKEMIRVNSSAGRATRVKQKDLQDKSDRPYVRETLSSNRDKINYFGIDYNRERGVIEEPRVLVMRVATRVWGKNDEPLGMIVANINMSKVIANLAFVIREPQQFILFNEQGSYLSKPPQIMAASGRARNGPARLIEEPRSLQTDFPRLAGNMVADWSGGPSQTLGIATEDYVARVSRIRFDWSDSEHYLLAVVMTPMAQLLAQNREMKQQIILFTALMALIGALIAFVLTHQFVKPIRQLSNAARQLSLGAPVDSLKLDGEHRNDEIGVLLRSVHHMASNLEEKQKRIGAILATAKNPILMINRRGIIREVNEATIDLFGFSRHELIGKNVSMLMNEHDKMHHDSYLRHHGTGTPSKIFEGGREVSAVRKDGSPVQVHLAVSRLLIKGEVFFTGIMTDLTELKKVDKLKSEFVSTVSHELRTPLTSIKGALGLLRSTSTDALPEHASKMLDIAYSNCDRLSLLINDILDMEKIEAGKLSYEFKTCDTVAFLEEVVETNRAYGKQHGVSFELECPDEPILIFADHCRLEQVITNLLSNAAKYASEGKKVIVSAKPDKESGRLRIAVTDFGSGIPEDFQDKVFDKFAQADASDTRAKGGTGLGLAISQEIIKAHSGELGFETEDGIGTTFYIVLDILPEEKAGTETEAA; encoded by the coding sequence TATTGCCGTTGGCCTGGTGCTCGCGACCTCTGTGACCGTCGGCTTTTGGCAGATATGGCAAAATGAGAAAGCAAGCATCAAATATGAAGATGAACGCCTGACGTTTGCCGCGCAGCGTGTGGTCAAGGATCTCAGGGCCGTTGTCGAGGACGCATCGCGCAACGTGGTCATGCTGGGGGGAACTCCTCCCATTCAGGGCATCCTGAGCGCGCGAAAAAGCGGTGCAATTCCTGAAATTGCCTTGGTGGAGGAAACCATCTGGAAAGACCGGCTCGCCCAGATTTTCCTGTCACTGGCCGAGAGTGATCAAAATCTGTTGCAGGTGCGCCTTATTGGCAATGACGGCAAGGAAATGATCCGCGTCAACAGCTCCGCCGGTCGTGCCACGCGGGTCAAGCAAAAGGATCTGCAGGACAAGAGCGATCGACCTTATGTGCGTGAAACACTCAGTTCCAATAGAGACAAGATCAATTATTTCGGCATCGATTATAACCGGGAGCGTGGTGTGATCGAAGAGCCGCGCGTTCTGGTCATGCGCGTGGCCACCAGAGTCTGGGGCAAGAACGATGAGCCCCTTGGCATGATTGTTGCCAATATCAACATGAGCAAGGTAATCGCGAATTTGGCCTTTGTGATAAGGGAGCCGCAGCAGTTTATCCTTTTCAACGAACAAGGCTCCTACCTGAGCAAGCCGCCCCAAATTATGGCTGCGTCTGGTCGCGCGCGCAACGGGCCGGCCAGATTGATTGAAGAGCCTCGTTCACTGCAGACGGATTTTCCACGCTTGGCTGGCAATATGGTGGCGGATTGGAGCGGCGGCCCGTCACAGACACTGGGGATTGCCACTGAAGACTATGTTGCCCGGGTGAGCCGGATCCGCTTTGACTGGTCCGACAGCGAGCACTATCTGCTCGCGGTGGTGATGACGCCCATGGCACAGTTGCTGGCGCAAAATCGCGAAATGAAGCAGCAGATCATCCTGTTTACTGCGCTTATGGCTCTGATCGGTGCGCTGATTGCGTTTGTCCTGACGCATCAATTTGTCAAACCAATCCGCCAATTGTCCAATGCCGCTCGCCAGCTGTCCCTTGGGGCCCCAGTGGATAGCCTCAAGCTGGATGGCGAGCATCGCAATGATGAAATCGGCGTTCTGCTACGCTCTGTCCACCATATGGCGTCCAATCTTGAAGAGAAGCAGAAACGCATAGGCGCCATATTGGCAACCGCCAAAAACCCCATCCTTATGATCAATCGGCGCGGCATCATAAGAGAAGTGAATGAAGCGACGATCGACCTATTCGGCTTTTCCCGGCATGAACTGATAGGCAAGAATGTATCCATGCTGATGAATGAGCATGACAAGATGCATCATGATTCCTATTTGCGTCATCACGGCACGGGGACGCCCTCCAAGATTTTTGAAGGTGGCCGCGAAGTCAGTGCTGTCCGCAAGGATGGAAGCCCGGTGCAAGTGCATTTGGCTGTCAGCCGCTTGCTGATCAAGGGAGAAGTCTTCTTCACCGGCATCATGACCGATCTCACCGAACTCAAGAAGGTCGACAAGCTCAAGAGCGAATTCGTCTCTACCGTGAGCCATGAATTGCGCACGCCGCTTACCTCCATCAAGGGGGCTCTGGGGCTGCTGCGCAGCACGTCGACGGATGCTTTGCCCGAGCATGCCAGCAAGATGCTCGATATCGCTTATAGCAATTGCGACCGACTGTCTTTGCTCATCAATGATATTCTCGATATGGAGAAAATCGAGGCAGGCAAGCTGTCCTATGAGTTTAAAACCTGCGATACCGTCGCATTTCTTGAAGAGGTGGTGGAAACCAACCGCGCCTATGGAAAGCAGCACGGCGTGTCCTTTGAGCTGGAATGTCCGGACGAGCCGATCCTGATCTTTGCCGATCATTGTCGTCTGGAGCAAGTGATAACGAATCTGCTTTCCAACGCCGCTAAATATGCTTCCGAAGGCAAGAAGGTAATCGTTTCAGCTAAGCCCGACAAAGAGAGCGGGCGCCTGCGTATCGCCGTTACGGATTTTGGTAGCGGCATACCCGAAGACTTCCAGGACAAGGTTTTTGACAAGTTCGCCCAGGCCGACGCATCTGACACCCGAGCCAAAGGTGGCACCGGCCTCGGGCTGGCCATTTCCCAGGAAATCATCAAGGCTCATAGTGGCGAGCTGGGCTTTGAAACGGAAGACGGCATTGGAACGACCTTTTACATAGTCCTCGACATTCTGCCTGAAGAAAAGGCAGGCACAGAAACGGAAGCCGCATAA